The Oryzias latipes chromosome 1, ASM223467v1 genome contains a region encoding:
- the LOC101160457 gene encoding protein phosphatase 1 regulatory subunit 29-like, which produces MASPFCLSFLSPSMFLSLLFPALLLLHLPGTVKGDCWLIEGDKGYVWLAICSQNQPPYETIPQHINSTVHDLRLNENKLKAVLFTSMYRFTNLTDLNLTKNDISYIEDGAFAGQANLQVLQLGYNKLTNLTEGMLRGLGRMQCLFLQHNLIEVIATNAFWECPNLSSLDLSSNKLARLDPSTFTVLSRLMVCELGGNPFHCGCDLYSFLTWLEEFNNVTHTYDRLQCETPPEMNGYPLLSPLPGHGRNARYILLSVCRDGVIIPGMTSQMPDQDGSGLGLDNSDQGLYHQPTISSTADLSYKKQISLELDTVTSFSASLKVQIPEPHSKMYILSQYNQTYAEDIKPLKKNKEIVTLDKLKPHTNYTVCVVSARKSQRYNHTCLPFTTKTKGPEDQRANPSTTTHYIMTILGCLFGMVIVLGFVYYCLRRRRIQEEKEKAISVKKTILKMRYGPEAAAAVANDPEAIQRLQEQANHHHRHLGGAGGKLPPSASSSTGMLHGSTNTSSSRLSTLPQAEKIATAFSEGIDGKGNYMDVRTTVNAVAGREGLVPAGGPGVGGEVEVNMRSGAENGTEGGDDSDDEGGGSGSEISTIAKEVDKVNQIINNCIDALKLDASSNAVNIADSTNSLSSQPPCLPTLPRNLLPLSPGNVGDQIMASSPKVNLKSQPHPLPQSHLQSQLQTHPQPHPQLLQQPHPPSMAPVPLVMPLSERPGISGGGFLTPPYRDPPPANAVRPLQRQLSADTAVVKNRCGPPTPGLVKSSRVFSVDLPEHRGDPPKYPTEKSSPIGCGGGGGSGGGVDCGIGGCNGNGKGKINSDGLSLNGSGMGCTSGNGDGVVGPGQQQHHLEVQPDYHSSEHRHSFPALYCEGGNDSPSPDQKASFLKPLGRGKRDATAAYSQLSPSRHHNYNSGYSSSPEYSSESTLRIWERFRPYKKSPREEASFIAAGHALRKKVQFAKDEDLHDILDYWKGVSAQQKL; this is translated from the exons ATGGCCAGTCCATTCTGTTTGTCCTTCCTATCCCCCTCCATGTTTCTTTCTCTCCTATTTCCAGCACTGTTACTCCTTCACCTGCCTGGTACAGTGAAAGGGGACTGCTGGCTGATAGAGGGAGATAAAGGTTACGTTTGGCTGGCTATCTGTAGTCAGAACCAGCCTCCATATGAGACCATCCCTCAGCACATCAACAGCACG GTTCATGACCTGAGACTGAATGAAAACAAGCTCAAGGCAGTTCTTTTTACCTCCATGTACCGCTTCACTAACTTAACTGACCTCAATCTAACCAAGAATGACATTAGTTACATTGAGGATGGAGCCTTTGCTGGACAAGCCAATCTGCAG GTTCTTCAGCTAGGCTACAACAAACTAACCAACCTGACAGAAGGCATGTTGAGAGGTTTAGGTCGGATGCAGTGCCTCTTCTTACAACACAACCTCATTGAGGTCATTGCCACCAATGCCTTCTGGGAGTGCCCTAACCTCAGTAGCCTGGACTTATCTTCTAATAAGCTGGCTCGTCTTGACCCATCGACCTTTACTGTCCTCAGCAGGCTCATGGTCTGTGAATTGGGAGGCAATCCGTTCCACTGTGGCTGTGATCTCTACAGTTTTCTTACTTGGCTGGAGGAATTTAACAATGTCACCCACACCTATGATCGTCTCCAGTGTGAAACTCCACCAGAAATGAATGGCTATCCACTACTGAGCCCATTGCCTGGGCATGGCAGAAACGCTCGTTACATTCTTCTATCTGTCTGCCGTGATGGGGTAATTATTCCAGGGATGACTTCCCAAATGCCAGACCAAGATGGCTCAGGCTTGGGTTTGGATAATTCAGACCAAGGTCTGTATCATCAACCAACCATTTCATCCACTGCTGACCTCAGctataaaaaacagatttctttgGAGCTCGATACAGTTACATCCTTTTCTGCATCTCTGAAAGTTCAGATTCCAGAGCCACATAGTAAGATGTACATTTTGTCTCAGTATAACCAAACCTATGCTGAAGACATCAAgccccttaaaaaaaataaggagaTTGTAACTTTGGACAAGTTGAAACCACACACCAATTACACAGTCTGTGTGGTCTCTGCAAGGAAATCTCAGCGCTACAACCATACTTGTTTGCCATTTACCACAAAAACTAAGGGGCCAGAGGACCAGCGAGCTAATCCATCCACTACAACCCACTACATCATGACCATCTTGGGATGCTTGTTTGGCATGGTCATTGTGCTTGGATTTGTTTATTACTGCCTTAGAAGACGACGCattcaggaagaaaaagaaaaagctataAGTGTGAAGAAAACCATTTTGAAAATGag ATACGGTCCAGAGGCAGCTGCTGCAGTAGCCAATGACCCAGAGGCTATTCAACGTCTGCAAGAGCAAGCTAACCACCATCATCGCCATTTGGGAGGAGCAGGAGGTAAACTACCACCATCTGCTTCTTCTAGCACTGGGATGCTCCATGGATCAACCAACACCAGCTCTTCCCGCCTTTCCACCTTACCCCAAGCGGAAAAGATAGCCACTGCCTTCTCTGAAGGGATTGATGGGAAGGGCAATTACATGGATGTTCGGACAACAGTAAATGCAGTTGCAGGTAGAGAGGGACTAGTGCCTGCTGGAGGCCCAGGAGTGGGAGGGGAAGTTGAAGTGAACATGAGGAGTGGGGCTGAAAATGGGACAGAAGGCGGGGATGACTCGGATGATGAGGGCGGCGGCTCAGGATCAGAGATATCCACAATCGCAAAGGAAGTGGATAAAGTGAACCAGATAATCAACAACTGCATTGATGCCCTTAAGCTTGATGCCTCATCAAATGCTGTGAACATTGCAGACAGTACTAACTCTTTGTCATCCCAACCTCCTTGCTTGCCAACCCTCCCGCGTAATCTCTTGCCCCTTTCTCCAGGCAACGTTGGAGATCAGATCATGGCATCTTCTCCAAAGGTGAATCTGAAGTCCCAGCCTCACCCTCTGCCTCAGTCACATCTTCAGTCACAACTTCAGACCCATCCTCAGCCACATCCACAGCTACTTCAGCAGCCTCATCCCCCTTCCATGGCCCCAGTGCCCTTGGTTATGCCCTTGTCTGAACGGCCCGGCATCAGTGGTGGGGGGTTTCTCACCCCTCCCTACCGTGACCCTCCCCCAGCTAATGCAGTGCGGCCCCTTCAGAGGCAGCTAAGTGCAGACACAGCAGTGGTGAAGAACCGATGTGGTCCACCTACTCCAGGACTGGTCAAGAGCTCGAGAGTATTCAGTGTGGATCTCCCTGAACATCGTGGTGACCCACCCAAGTACccaacagagaaaagcagccctATAGGTtgtggtggaggaggtggtAGTGGAGGGGGTGTAGATTGTGGAATAGGGGGCTGTAATGGCAATGGGAAGGGAAAGATAAACAGTGATGGGTTGAGTTTAAATGGCAGTGGCATGGGATGTACGAGTGGAAATGGAGATGGGGTTGTGGGGCCTGGACAGCAGCAACACCACTTGGAAGTTCAACCAGATTACCACAGCTCTGAGCATCGACACTCCTTTCCTGCCCTCTACTGTGAGGGGGGAAATGATTCACCCTCACCTGACCAAAAAGCTTCATTCCTTAAACCATTAGGGCGAGGCAAGAGGGATGCCACAGCGGCCTACTCTCAGCTCTCACCTTCTCGTCACCACAATTACAACTCTGGATACTCTTCAAGTCCAGAGTATTCCTCTGAGAGCACATTGCGCATCTGGGAGCGATTTCGACCATACAAGAAAAGCCCCAGAGAGGAAGCATCCTTCATAGCAGCAGGCCACGCTCTGCGTAAAAAGGTGCAGTTTGCCAAGGATGAGGATCTTCATGATATTTTGGACTATTGGAAGGGTGTCTCTGCCCAACAAAAGCTCTGA